From Impatiens glandulifera chromosome 7, dImpGla2.1, whole genome shotgun sequence:
gaCCGCAGAGACTTCAACTGTTGCGAGGGAAACTTCCCCCTTCCACCGTCTCCTTCCTTTACTGCACGCCTTCTCAGATCTGCccttctcttcatcttcttggtgTCTCCCTCCAAAGATGCCTGAGCATAACCTGCTTCCTTTCCCACGGACTTGGCGCGAGTGAAGGCAGACTGACTTTGGCCCACGTTTCCTGTGGCCAAACCTTGTGGATCTGATGGTTTTGTGCCTTTAGTCTTGAGTCGCTCGAAGACCTTGCACCTCCCTTTGACGTCCTTGGGTACTTGTCCTTTCCCCTTGGAACCGTCCCCATCATCCACCCTAGCAAAAGTGGTAAAAGCCCATTTACCACATTTGCGACCTCGGCTGAATCGCATTGCCGAGAACATGCCTATTCCCTCGGATTCTCTCCTTGTTGGGATCACACTAGACTTCCCGTGATCCACAATGATTAAGGAATTGGAATAAGGCATTATGCAAGCGCGTACCTGATCGCACCATTGTAATCCCAACACTACGTCGTAGTCTTCCATTGGGACCAAGGTAAACGAGACTGTCCCATACCAATCTCCGATCCTGGTGTGCACTTTCCTAGCCTCCCCGGCCACCGACTTGGCTACATCAAAGGACTTCACCGCCCCTCTTGTTGGACTGATCCGCAGACCCAACGCCTTGGCTACTCCTTCTCGCATGAAGTTGTGTGTAGCCCCTGTATCCACTAGTGCCTTAATGCGTATTCCCCCGATCCAAGCTTCCACGAACAAAGAGCCACTCCTTGTTTCCTTGACCGGCTTCGCAACACTAGTCTTCGCAGCGTTGAGCAGTCTCAAGGATCCCACCCGagtcccttcctcttcctcggaAGACTCGTGTCCTTTCACTGCTGCAACCTTTTCCCCCTTGAAcgggcacataaactttatgtgattatgggCACCACAAATTTGACACACTCTTGGCTTACCCGAGTCGTCGGTTTTCCCCACAGAGTTGTTATGTGCATGCCCCTTCTTaggtgggcggtctcccccacaATTTTCCTCCTCGTCCCTGAGGATCTTCGGCCTATCCACAGACTTTGAGCTCTAACAGTCTTTCTGCAACCGCGATTGCCTCGGAGACGTCCCGCACCTTGGCCCTTTGCAGCTCCAACTGCGCCCAAGTCTTAAGGCCATTCACAAACGCGAACAGGGCCTCCTGTTCCGTTAGACTaggtaactcgagcatcaactcctggaactccttcacatactcTTTGATGCTCCTGTTGTGCACAAGTTGATTCAACCTTTTCCTAGCCTCGAACTCGGCGTTCTCTGGGAAGAAttggcgcttgaactcggtcttgaagtcCTCCCACGTCTCCATTCGCAACGTACCTCGTTCAATATCTACTtctcgcctcctccaccacagtAGTGCCATCTCTTGCAAGAAGAAAGGTGATGTCTCCAACTTGCCACGATCATCTAGTATGTTTGATGTCCGAAAGTACCTCTCCATGTTACAaaggaagtcctccacttcccttgcactcctcgagCCTTTGAATGGAGTTGGCTTAGGAACATCCATTCGTTGAGGTGCCGCACCTCTATGTTCCCCTCCATTCCTCCCAATCCGCCTTTCCATAGCGTCGAACCTCCCCATTATCTCCCTTCGGAGAGCGTCGATCCTCGCATGGACTTCTCCCTAGATTGTCTCGAGCACTTCATGGCGGATATCATTAACCTCCACTCGAACCGATCCCATCACTTCGTCACGAATGCTCCGGTTCATATTGTTAATGACCCCCATCACCTCGTTCTCCAACTTTTCACCAGCCTCATCCAACTCCGCCACCTTGTCGGCCACCGTGCTGAACTCCTCGAGAGCTTCTTGATGCTCGCTCATGCTTTCCTCAAGccgggtcacccgcgcttccatggCAGCATTCCTCTCAACGGACCTTCCCCTCTTGGGCGCCTTGTCCTTTTGTTCGCCGGTCGGAACCTTTGTGACGTTCGATCCTGAATCCATTTCTTGCAACGTGAGTGCGGAAGTACGAAAcgcttgctctgataccacttgtcacgggctaACTTTCGAATGTCTGATTTCCTCGACCCGTGCGGTCCTAGATTAGTATTGCCACAATGCTAACTAGTCAACCTGTTTGAAAGTGCAAGAAGGAAACtttagagtgagagtgagagctTGGAGAATAAGATTGAATTGTATTACTCGGTGCTTGGCTTAATGACCAAggcttgtttatatacaagtatATGGATCATTCTAGATCCTCCTAGACCTAGTGTTTTCTAGACATTTCTATTACCTAACCTAGACCCAAGAATTCCTAGAGatttctagagaattctactaacacctatacatgagaactcctagagaattctagagagttctccaccttacatacaaaaaggaacttcctagagaattctagaaagttccATGACCCTATTTACAAAAGAGGATCTCCtggagaattctagagagttccataacCTCATTCACAAAAGgggaactcctagagaaatctagagagttccatgaccgaCCAAAATCCaggaactcctagaggattCTAGATAGTTCCATAAGTGACCACAACTATCCGGAATATTCTAGAAAATGCACCTTGTGGGCTTGCCATGTGCACCCCAtaccaatgggccgtgacattatGGAAAGAACCATTAGTCGTTCTAGTTCTCGCTTGTCTCATTTGAAATCCATCATGAAACTCCACGACAACCATTCGGCGGAAACTACTAGCATGGAAACGACAATGGTGGCTTCTCCTGGTTTATCGTACCTCATGGAGGTTTACGTCGGCACACCGCCAGTCAAACAAATGATGTACGCGGACATGGGGTCCAGCGTGTCATGGATTCAGTGCCTTCCATGTGAGAATTGTTTCCATCAAGCTCTACCCATATTTAATCCTTATGCGTCAGCATCATCTCAAATATTGCTAGATTCTGAGCATGAGTGTATGTTATTAGAAGACAAACGTGATTTAACTAAATCAAATGGAGTATGTAACTATGCTTTCGGTGGCAATTCATATACCCGTGGGGTACTATTTAAGGAAACTTATACACTTGGGCCCAGTTCCATCACTCACGTTGCTCTAGGGTGCGGGCATAACAATGTAGGATAATATGAGCAACAGTGCACCGGTATAATTGGGCTTGGAGATAGTCCTCTCTCATTCATTGGTCAGACTGatgcttttcttcatggaaGGTTTACATACTGCCTAGTATCTGATCAATTCGGTTCAAACCCAGATGCAAGGACTAGTAAGATTAGCTTTGGACATAGTCCGGAAGGGACTATTTCCACCTGGTTGTGGAAGATGCAAAACAAACCAAACTATTATATCATATTGAAATCAATCATCATTGGAGATACAGTAATTCCAATGGGAGGACTATCCGCTAACTTCATGTTGGACACAGGCTCTACTCTAAGCTATTTGCCCACCAAAGCGTATCAAATATTGGTGTATGCATTAAGAAACATGATTGGTAAAAAACCATTAAATGTTCGTAATGAACTTTGCTATAAACTTAACACCAGTATCCCTATAGTTTTGTCAAAGAAGAACACTTTTATTAAATACGAAAATATGGTGTGTCTGGCAATAAACCCAGATAATGCTTTATCCATATTGGGGAACCGAGCACAAATAGACTTCTCAATTGGAATTGATATTCACCGTCGGATGGTCTCTTTTGATCCAACTGATTGTTCAACCCATGTAATGCCATAGTCTCATAGAAGAGAGACTccaataataagattaattttctttttcttttttttatttgtttaggGATCGCTCTCCTATTACaatctattttaataatatattaaataagagcttttattttattttcatttttcagcACTTTCTATCATCTACACCCACAAATTaacttaatgtttttttttatttattgagaaTAAAGTCGTGTTTTTTAATACGTGATGTGAATTGACTTTGTGATTAgacttttatatatttgttggaTGGACAACTATTTACTTAAATTATCTTTTAGTTTTATGTTTTCAAACAgaatatccaaattaatataaataaaaaaaggagacaatttttttaaatgtatgaatttGGCCTAAACTTTATGAAGgattatttagaatttgtttaaAGAATTGAGATTCATCGAAAAATGCAATCGAAAAGAAGTTATATTGTCtcttctaattaatatattcaatagGTATATATGTAAACGTAAATATCaacataaataagaaaattgatGAGTGTTCAAAAAGATCAATAAGTTCACCGACCGTTTTGATTGGTTTTAGAAGAGATTTTTTTATCGCCGTAATAATAACGTGGTATAGTAAACATATTTGTGGACCGCGATTACTGAACGTTCAACTGTTCATTTCGAATCAAATAgtccaaaaaaaaaatcgaaatatAGACCCACTACTCATCTCAACCGAAATCACAGTTtctatcaaattttatatttaattatatattaaaataatagtctaaaataataatatataactaatattattttaaattgaactcttaaatttaaaataaattcttaattttataaatttacaagggtcaacaattttataaaaacttttaaCTTTCAAATCCGCGAAAACAGAATATTCCTTTTAAATACCGAATattctctcctcttattaactaatttttctttctacTTTTACTGATTAATTTATCCATATTCtcacgattaattatttcactcatttcttttatatttataactcaACACTTTACCATaaactctcacattaaatattttaataatatgtttaaataaaacataataggttgtatttattcattaattttttttccgaTAAATCTAAACACTAatttctaaattctaaaccctaaactctaaaccctaaattctaaactctaaaccctaaattctaaatcaTAAACCTTAATTAATATCATGTTTAGttgtattatgaatttatctcttttattttttttttatatttttatgaattttcaattcttttatttatcaaatattatttattctttatgctctcttttttctttttcttattattttttgtattgacttattaatattttttaattttattacttataaatgtttatctaatatttttattctcactattaattattttctctccaccataggtaactaattattaataaattaattttttttcactcatttctttgataaatgtataattcaactaaactaaccgtaaatatattaattagggtttagtatttagaatttagagtttagggtttagattttagggtttaaataaattaattaacaagagataagagagataaattaattaattagtgagagagaaagagagataaattaattaattcgtagagatagagagaaattaattaataagaggagagaaaaTATTCGATATTTAAAGGGAATATTCTATTTTTGCGTTGGCGTTcactatcattactcatatatatatatatatatatatatatatatatatatatatatatatatatatatatatatatatatatatatatatatatatatatatatatatatatatatatatatatatatatattgaatattcaaatatttatattaatgttgttttaaaatatatcataattttaaaatataaaaagattatatttattatttattactatatttatttacataaatgttcttataaaaacatatatttagtttattttaaataaattaaataataaagaattaaatttatatattttattttttatatttttcacattcCTTTATTACCTTGGTTTTGGCTTActaaacaaacattttttttaagttcacaATCCTACCatcaattcaattattattattattattatattaaccaTAAAACACACAAATTAAAACAATCCAAACATAAAGAACTCATAtaccaaatattattattattctatccTCGAAAAGAATTATTAACTCAGTGACAAACTTTTCTGGTTTCCTAAACGAATATCAAAAAacgtaataataatagtattataaatgatactACAGTCATTAAAAGTTCGACAATTTCTCTACAACCAGatagttcaccaaaaaataattagaatggtaactcaaatatgtatgaCCGATATATCAActgcatcaatccaaatttctcaGTAATTATCCAAAGATTCGGACATCACCCAATTAATCTCAataatacttcacaaaagactccaaataTTAGTCATccatcgacaatgcaaaagtaagtgagttactGATTCAATTTTTCTCGTGTCACATATATACGACTAGCTATAACACAACTTTTTCATacatatcatccgtaagaaCTAGACCGTGAATAACACTAATccaaaaaatgagatatttgatgaaatttttgactcccaaagtttttctcaacaaaaattatatggaataaTCCTAGCGAACACTTTATAGCAATGCCTCACATGGAAACTATCAATATTttgtcaacgcataacgtcttgtttAGACGGTGACACTTTCTTGCGTCTTACCCAAAGTAAAACTTTATTATGGAACGAAGTCt
This genomic window contains:
- the LOC124909949 gene encoding aspartic proteinase CDR1-like, with amino-acid sequence MGRDIMERTISRSSSRLSHLKSIMKLHDNHSAETTSMETTMVASPGLSYLMEVYVGTPPVKQMMYADMGSSVSWIQCLPCENCFHQALPIFNPYASASSQILLDSEHECMLLEDKRDLTKSNGVCNYAFGGNSYTRGCTGIIGLGDSPLSFIGQTDAFLHGRFTYCLVSDQFGSNPDARTSKISFGHSPEGTISTWLWKMQNKPNYYIILKSIIIGDTVIPMGGLSANFMLDTGSTLSYLPTKAYQILVYALRNMIGKKPLNVRNELCYKLNTSIPIVLSKKNTFIKYENMVCLAINPDNALSILGNRAQIDFSIGIDIHRRMVSFDPTDCSTHVMP